The genomic stretch ATGCTGGTAAATACAAAACATCGCTCTTTCGATAATGCGATGTTTTCTCTGACTGTTTCTGACATTTATGCTTGTTTTTTGTTTGGCAACTCGCTCGTTCAATCACTCTGAGAAAAATGCACGTAAAATTTACCGGGAAAAGTGGCTGATTCTCATCCACCTtcttttcacgtaacttttgccGATTTCTCGAAAGCCGTTGATGTGTTAGTgtgatagtgtcaacttcagtgTCAAACGTCTACGTGTTGGTCAGGTGATTGTAACCTGATTTTCACGTACCTTTTCACGTGATATATAGGTAAAACCATAAACAGAACGCATAAACCCCACAtgattttcacgtactttttacgTGTTATTCAGATGGAATCTACGTGAATTTTAAGTAAATAAACTAGACAGtgcatataaaaaatatttatttccaaatacTAAAATATAATTACTTGTTTAAAACCATCAAATTTCCGACAGGAAAAAACAGGAATGGCCGGAGAGATGTCGACCGTTCAACCGTGTTCCGCTCGATAATAACCGTTGACGATTCCAACCGTCCGGAAAGAACTCACCaactgaaaatttggaaaatgtATATGTTTTTTCTGTTAATCTAAATATTATTCTGGCTACTTACATTGCGTGTTTTCCAATATAGAATTAGATGAAGCAGCTTACGAGTTCTTTGTACgccatattgattttttttgcatactaaaaattcacgtaAATTCCGCTGTCGGAAACGTCACACCACAGTCGCACTAACACTAAAAAAGTCAAAACACACAAATACCAACGCGCTCAAACTATTTACATTATAATTTGGCCGATTTACGTGAATTGACAGTGAATCGTACGTGAAATTTAGGTGAAAGTTACTAATGTCACGTAAAATGGCAGATTTTCTGAAGGTCAGTCACTTACGTGATTTTTCAGGTGGATTTTTCGTGCCTTTTTTTTAGAGTGATGTACACCGAAAGAAATTTACTGTTAAATTTCAAACGTACTTCAAATGAAAAGAATATCATATGCAAAAGCTGTAAATTGTGAAATTATGAAGTATTTGTTCCTGTATTACTAACATATGTATTTAATATTCAATTTTCTTGAAAATGAAATACAATATAGCGCATTTTTTATAGCAAATGTTTAGGTTAGTTATATATTAACATTCTATAATCTAAACATGAAATAATTTATTCATCAATTAAATAAAACGATACAGATGCAAGAGAATGAATTTTTCGTTTCTATGACTCCTTTGTTCGGACATTAGTAGCGTATCATGGAATAGTACATGTATTTACCGATCTTTCTATATTCTGTTATGAGAGAATCTGCCTCTGTCTTAGGTATACACTTTATCTTACTCAAACAGGTTGAGATCATGTCTTGAATCCGTGGTAGCATAGTCCTACCTTCTCCGCATAGATATAACTTTGTGTTATCTTCTAACAGCAGCTTAATAAACTGCTCTTTCTTGTCCTCAATTATATCCTGCACAAATTTATATCGACTATCGGAATCTTTAGAAAATGCTTCGTGGACATTATCTAACAGACCCAATTGAAGGTACTGCTTGATTTCCTCTTCGAATATATAGTTGCGCTCTCGATATCTACAGCTTGTGAGTAATAAGGCAGTACCGAGTTTCGTTTTCTTGCTGAATTGTTTCGCTCGTTTGCGGTATTCGAGAAAGCTCAAATATGGTGACACGCCGGTCCCTGGTCCGATCATAATAATGTTCTTCTCCAAATCTTCCTCTTTGTAGTGAAAAACTGGCTTCATCTGTCTGAGGTATATATACAAATATTTGTCATACCGACCAGCAAAAAGCAGCTTGTTTTCGAGCATCGAAGTTGTAATACCAATTTTGCCATCGTTTAGCATTGCAAACACAATACGTAAATGGCCACCTCTGTTGTAACTTGCTATTGAGTAAGGTCTTGCCTGTAAGCGGGGTAGATGTTCAATCAGTGCTGCGAGTGAGGGTCTGCACGAAGACAAAATTTTCAGCAAATGTACAAAActcatttcattttttaaaataaattcgttGTAGAAGCTTGCTCCCTCCTTCGACGCCAATATTTCAAGCAATCGCTTTTCACAAGGATCGGATGCATAATTGGCTAATACTTGCAAGAACAACTGAAAGTAATTATGAAATAAGCAAAAATACTATATAAAACATCTCGATAGAAGCTTACCTTACGTGGCACAATTCTGAAATCTAAGCATTCACAGAGCAACCGTCGCGGTGTTATGAATTTTGGTATGTAGGCTGGAATCTCGggatttttctttttaacagGTTTGGCCAGCTTTACTTCATAAACGCAGTCCGCAATTTCTACAAGATGCAACCTATCTAGCATAAATTCTACGTCGGATGCTAGATTCTGTGTAAGAATGCCGATTGTATCTCCCGGAAAATATTCCTCCATATTCTACAGAAAAAGATTTTGACAAGGTTAATACTGAATTCTATAGTTAATTAATTGGGTCTGAGTTTACCGGAGGCTCCTTAATAGACATTTCATACACCGTTTTTACCCCCTCACCATCGGCCAATACTTTATAGCCAGCAATCGATGTTTTGTAAACTGGTCCAGTGCCGAAGGGCTGCTTCGTGTTACATTGCATGTGGTCAGGAATCTAAGCGAATAGATGTATGGGCAATATTAGAAAAATAGTATttaaaaatttcactttttgatCTCAACTAAGAACCTCCTCTTTGAACTCACCACTTGACCACTGTCAGAACGGATTGTTTCAATGTAATGAACCGGCAGTTTGGGTAAACTGAGCGTTGCGTTTTTGAACTGCTCAATAAGATTCATGTTGACGAGATGGACAGACAAATAATTATGTTCGAAATTAAAGGATATTTCACGAAAACTCTTATAATTACGCTGATAAAACTTGTTCTGTGATCTAAATGTTTACAGATTGATGCGCGTTGCTAACTTTGTTTGTGTTGGTGCAATCTATAAAAGTTGAACATATGTAGGGAACATATGTATATTACGTAACGCGCTCAGGAGAGGGAGATATGTATAtcattgcatacaaacaataacctcacttttttgatatttcccacgggtttgtttacaaggtgaTCGGACAACTCTCCGCCTATGCGAATAAATTCGTTACTCAagccgaaaattttttttaaagttcatgTAAACAAACACGCGACCACTGTCAAATCTCattctttttctttattttgtgATGTcaccgtgcaatgatctatacaGCGAAGCGTTACATTGTGTGAGACcaccatgtaaaattgcgtttgGGATATTGAAAATTCCTATTTTTTTTATGCAGTATACAAATGTTTCCTAGAAATGATTATTGACATGATAGTATATTTGATGGTAAAATAAAAGTTTTGTACAAAGCTATACActgagtgaaaaataaaacggtTGTACCGACTATAAAACATCGCATGGACCGACCaggtaacgtttgcggtaaaaaaatggacaaaatttgccgatttttcatggctttacctttaatcgcactgacgaaacaactcatgcatcatcaatcatagtaacccatgagctagcaaaaaaaatttacagctctatcagtcaaactctaactgtgaaggcgaaaaaagtgaatatactccgtttagaagtgtgcgcgttcaaagaacggtaccccgtcgcgtcaaaaacggacatcgtgcggcactttgtggacgccgggtatatccgttccggcatctacaacatcttgacactattggacaacgatcagagcatcgaaaaaaaaaacccggttcctgagcgacaagaagcttcaaaggatgctgaagaggaagaccgagggaaagtggctaaatcgctgcgtgcacttgtccgggaggttggtgcatgcggaaaaacagtgaaaacatatctggagaacatggacatacatgtcaggaagcggcagttccgtccactggtctcggagctgcaggtaatgacgcagcgacagcggttgaataagatggtcaagtcgattttcccggcgaatcgcgacgtggccgtggtgatggacgacgagacctatttcATCCTGGATGGCAAAGActtcacttctcccacgaaggaagtgagctccgaggtgaaatttatttcacacaccaagttccccaagaaggtgctgctgtggctaacaatcagtgagaaggggatgtcaaagccgctcttccttcactccgggctggccgtgaacggggaaatttatagtacgaagtgcatgccagaagttgcgtcatttatcaaaaaataccataagggcgaagacatgGGGTCTTGGTCAGATTTGGCTTTGGATTTctagataaaaatttcaaaatgtcctatctgctttcatcgtttttccggagcgtcttttcattttggtaatggttcagctttagtaactctcccaagcgtggttttcgttcagaaggctagagtgatccctccgctatcaacttgtgcaaataacgtgtcatagaaggtgtttgataagttgtggtgattgaataaaaatgatcgataaaaaaatcaaagcagaccttttgaaatgttcctcTAGATTTGTAATGCAAAAGCTTGACCCCAAAACGTATAAGAAGACAAATTCTAGTTTCGGCTTGAACATGTTGCACTACTGACATTTTGAATAAGTTAAGCAGCCTTATGTTATGTACATGGTACATCTTCATTTGCCTAAATTCTAGTAATGATATAGTAGTAGTCGAGTGTGTCCAGGGTTTTTCGATGCATAACCCCTTTTCCCCTTTTTTGGGGTATATCCAGCTTtctacgcaccataatggcggtcgctataattcGTAACATACGAACcagagatcctcagagggagagataagcgttgaaaaaaccgctgatttggcaactaggtttcacatatcagagatgccagatgtcttctcaaagcgcaatgttgactaactttttaatTCGGCTCGTAtagctgatggtgacggtggaagtcctggggaataataaagtgcatcacaagaaccgtgaaggtgttaaattttatgtttatgattaattttatatactttcatcattattctgtagaccatacaaagggtttgtgaaccaccagttaaaaatcactgtgatgaagcaactttggagcattctcaattcatgttttagcaatagaacatgaaaaacgtgtagaaaaaaatatattctttatagaaccttattgcaatacctttcaatgtgttacctttcttgttcgtttggctcgaattttgacatgttcgtttggctcacaacactctcttcgcatatctctccctctgaatATTGCTAATACGAACCTCTTTGCttacacgctgctttattttaactctaatttgattaggatctactcagtttggtatttttatgcaaaatgtcaaaaagtgagttatcgggtactggataattgagtaacatttacccaaattttcataattaccatgtttactcagttttgagttattatccatgatgttatctcacccctgagtatatgtatatgtcaaaagttttcaacagcgatattatctgtttccgaagaacaattggtgtcgctttttattcgtttgctagcagtaagtatttgatctttcatcaaatcaataatttcctaatcaattacattacaaacaacatgtagcaaaattccataacaatttcagcccaacatcattattgcagaggatttgaaaacataaaaaacatctcttcaaaatgaacaaccgcatgttgtgtgtcctgcgatgccgttttaggtcgggcttttattcgtgataatgaacggaaacatttgtatcgatgtacagtgcccaatacatgcaatcgatacaatttaaatccttcgcagtgtttggtgacggatgatttcacgggcaactgtgaaccggttggttgccgcattatataaagatacgtgaatgatttaaaacttttataatgtttcaataaaaaataaatctattattttgattgttctgaatttattttatttatcgaGTCAGATtaacaaaaaccagaaatcatcaaatttccaaatttaggcaaactgggtaacttgtactcattttcgttaattcctggtttgcataaacagagtagattctaatcagtttttgacgtatgacgcccttactcagaagtgagtaaccgtaaaagtactcaaattagggtacctccacttttttcaaaaatgggtcatatctaactcactttagagtaacaaataatgagcgtgtaCGTCAGATTTtggatttctgaaaaattggcaacacatatgttgccagatatattttttagttgataaaatatatgaagacttcaaactgacgtaagggATCATTATAATAATACACAACGCTCTAGGGGGTGGGGAGGTATTCAgcggagcgttatattgcatgtggcaaacatgtaaaattgcg from Wyeomyia smithii strain HCP4-BCI-WySm-NY-G18 chromosome 3, ASM2978416v1, whole genome shotgun sequence encodes the following:
- the LOC129731993 gene encoding methionine synthase reductase-like; translated protein: MNLIEQFKNATLSLPKLPVHYIETIRSDSGQVIPDHMQCNTKQPFGTGPVYKTSIAGYKVLADGEGVKTVYEMSIKEPPNMEEYFPGDTIGILTQNLASDVEFMLDRLHLVEIADCVYEVKLAKPVKKKNPEIPAYIPKFITPRRLLCECLDFRIVPRKLFLQVLANYASDPCEKRLLEILASKEGASFYNEFILKNEMSFVHLLKILSSCRPSLAALIEHLPRLQARPYSIASYNRGGHLRIVFAMLNDGKIGITTSMLENKLLFAGRYDKYLYIYLRQMKPVFHYKEEDLEKNIIMIGPGTGVSPYLSFLEYRKRAKQFSKKTKLGTALLLTSCRYRERNYIFEEEIKQYLQLGLLDNVHEAFSKDSDSRYKFVQDIIEDKKEQFIKLLLEDNTKLYLCGEGRTMLPRIQDMISTCLSKIKCIPKTEADSLITEYRKIGKYMYYSMIRY